The segment acttaataaattttcccttgattctacaatatttttatttattttaataatatttggaattctttttaatttttgtaatatattatcatcatcttcaacCCTTTCTAATTCACTATCAGTTAGCAATTGGTTCCCACTGTCATTAAATTCTTCCTGTTCTACCTCTTCTACatcttcaatatttaattcattattattattattacgaatattttcattaattatatccTCCTCATCTTCACCATCATAACTCAAACTTTCATCATTCAattgttcaatatttatatcatttatattttcatcattactTCTACCatcagtattatttatttcatcatcaatattatcattttcgaattttttatcACCTTTATTAAAATCTCCTGAACGtaccttcttttttatttttttgtttaataacaaattatcaaaagaatCCCCTGAGGATATCTGTTTTTCCCCGTTACTAAAATCCGACAATTCATCTACTCGGTCATTATCAACCTCTTCAAACTGTACCACGCCTCTAGAAGTAGAGGGTTGTgggtcaaaattatttaaatcaaacttttttgaaagaattttatcttcaacaatatttactttattattttttttatttgaatcattattatttttcatttcttttcgTACTGTAACATTACTATCCCATCCCATATCATCAAATGTAAAATCAGGTTTGATAACTCGTTTTGTTGGTCTATCATCCcccatattattattatcttcaatatttatattaactttatttttatttttttttatattatatggtAACATTGTAATGTCGTCAGCGTCAACGTAGTGTGGTGCATTTCGTACTGATCTTTTTAGACTCCACTCGTCACTCGATGACCCTGACAGATCAGGtgtcactttattatttttcagtttcttataatgtctttttttatgtGTATTACTAGTGTCATCAGATGACGAAGTCTTCTGTCTTTTTCTACATGACCCAGTTTTATTAGTAAGaacaaacagctgtttgaTACAGTTTATCGCTTGGCGCTCTACATTGCTCTCCGCATCAAGTTTCGCTTGTGGAATGTTTCTCGACAAGGCATCCGCATTTGCGTTAATACGACCTTGTTTATATACAACGTCATATTCAAAGTCTTGCATACTAAATCGCCACCGCACGCACCTTGAATGGGTAGATTTCATAGAATTTAACCATACCAACGGCCTATGATCTGTTACTAAAGTAAACTTTTTACCGTATAAATAAGGTCTAAATTGATTAACAGAATAAACAATTGCTAACATTTCTTTTTCGATagtactataatttttttcggcATTCTGCAGGACGCGGGATACATAAGCTATAGGCAAATCTTGACCAATAGGTCCTTGAGATAAGATTCCAGCAACCCCAACATCACTAGCGTCTGTCGTTACTATAAATTCACGCGTAAAATCTGGATACTGTAATATCggtgattttaataaacatgatTTTAATCTAGTAAAAGCCTCTGTACACTCAGGTGTCCAGttaaatttagtatttatCTCTAGTAATTTTGTAAGAGGTTTTGATAATTTGGCATAgtcaaaaatgaatttacgGTAATACCCTGTTAAACCTAAAAATTGTCTAACCCCTTTAACGTTAATGGGTCGTGGAAAATCTTTTACTGCgatcaatttttttggatCTGGTTTTACCCCGTGTTCAGTTATGACGTGACCTAAATATAACAATTCCTTTtgcaaaaaattacatttatcgggttgaaattttaaattagcgGCTCTAAACCTTTCAGCTACTTTCTCAAATTTATCTACATGTTCGTCTAGGGTTTCTGAGTAAATTACTAAGTCGTCCATGTACATAAATACACTGGTTCCCTGTAACCCTCTTAGAACTTTATTAGCAACTTTCTGAAAAATGCAAGGTCCATTTTTTAACCCGAAACTAACACGtgtatattgataatgattataAGGAGTAGAAAAAGCAGTCTTATGTCTATCATCTGGGTGAATTGGAATTTGATGAAAGCCGCTCGCTAaatcaaaagttgaaaaatatttagcgTTGCCCAATTGGTCTAAAATTTCTTGGATATTAGGCAAAGGATAAGCATCCCCGAtagattttttgtttaattctcGATAATCATTTActaatctaaattttttttcgccaTTAGGACCATCTTTTTTTGGTACCATCCATATCGGTGAAGAATATGGACTATCCGACACTTCAATAATTCCCTGCGCTTCTAATTCTGcgagttgtttttttatttctagttgATGAATTTGAGCAAATCTATattgttttacaaaaattgGTATGTCATCAATTGTAGGAATTCTATGCTGAGCTACATTTGTACAAGTTAATTTTTCtcctttcaaataaaataaatcttgatATTTACTAATCAAATTTTCTACTAGcaatttttctatatctattaattctttataatttactaaattttttattttattaattctctCTTCATTATAAACTGGCTCGActggtaattttatattttcttgagattgaattatattaaaaatatcagctTTAGGACTGAAATTAGAataatcatgaatttttttatttaataaatttatgtgatatttatttatttcttttttttcttcgtctaGAGTTACATCCTCATCTGCATTATTCTCACCTTCATTTATACGCGATTTAACTAACTTGACCAAAGGTGTgggaattaataatttatttttagaaatattagttatatttatatagagtTGACCTGAATCATTGGCCTTTACATTccctttaataattatttcgtcACCAAAATATAGATTTGAAACTAACCCATctttattagaatttttacTTGTGTTTAATATTAGTGCTATTGTACTATTAGCTGGTATTTCTTGAGGTTGACCGAAAGAAAAttctaattgtttattatttccGAAACTCAAAAgattattgttgaaatttaaatttgcattaaaatatgtaaaaaatgttGATCCTAAAATCcccatataaaaaattggaaaattattatcgACTACATGAAATTCAGTAAGACAACCCTTTATTGATAGTGTGATTGTACCCAAGCTATGAATTATACCATCAGTTATTCCTTGTaatgaaatgtttttattagaatttatttgatttatatttttaagagctgagattttaattatattaacttCGGCCCCAGTGTCAAgcattaaattacaaataccttttaaatttttagtatataaaGATATAGAAGGAATCATGGTTGatttagttaaatttattttagcaattaatttgatttctGTGCCTGTTGGTTCAATTGTGTTTGAGTGTGACTGGGTGTTAGCCGTTGTGGTGAATCTCCACCCTGATTCACTGGCTTCGCATcgttttttgataattcagaTTCGAGTCTAGCTCTAATTTCTTTATACATGTTACATCTAGATATATCATGTCCCCATCTTTTACAAATTTCACATTGACCACTGtatgtttttgtaaattgagaattattattattataattacgattattatttaattgtgggCGATCATAAGAATTTCTTTGATAATACCCGGTTGTTTGATTCTGATAGTTATTACGTtgatatgaattattattttcacgaatattattattggcaTTTCTGTTAGAATAATATCCCTGTGTTGGTGGAGTTTTATTTTGTTCCCCATTAGAAGTACTTGGTTTGTCATTTGACTGAATGGACTcgttattattagtattattattattatgaacaaatggtttatattgataattattattatatggttTATTAGTtacttcattattatttttctgacCAATGGTAGTAACAACATTAATATCGTTAGGACGTCTGAGTTTAATTGTTTCAACATGCtcattatataatttcttACTAGCGTTCCAgacatctaaaaatttttcacatttaatttgtttacatTCCAATACCATACGTACATCGCGAATTAATCCTCTAATAAATTGTCTAATAACTTTCTCTTCAATTTTGTCATTATTCATTCGCCCAAATCCGTCATTATCTCCCTCATtacaatcaattaaatcactATATAATTTGTAAACTCGATTACcatattcatcaatattttcataaataatttggaATTACAAACTGGAATTTGTGTAAGTCCAGTATGTGTGAGGCGTGTCAATGTGGATGATCGACCTGTAGATGTTGTAGTAGTCTGAACTTAACACAACGATATGtcaataattcaatgataatgGAATTTTTGTTTAGTGattggttttaaaataattaacacaatttttatttaatgttgaatatttaattaatgattaaaaagtaTACGTTGAGATTAAAAACAAGAGTGAGTGTTGTGACATTGTTACAGTTTTTATAATCTtggttttgaaaaataatttgtggtAGGAATATTGCTTTGACCAATCCTAAAACATTGTTCCCATGATAGTCAGCAAATTCTTGTATATGAAATCTTACAgacttatattttattttattaatttttagaattaaaaatgaataaatcggCGAAAAAATATTCCCGTTGACTGTTGTTGCTATATGATCTTAAATGTTGGTATAAATGATTGTGTTACATCCGGTGaatttaattctaatattGTAGACTATGCAAATACGTcacagaatttattttttttttattttttatatagttcTAAATGTAAatgttcagttttttttttatatcgataATTCAATCGAATTCGTTCTGTTCTTCTTGCAGATAACTGGATTATAAATAGCGTAGACTAAAAATTAGCTataaaattaactaataaatttatttttctcgaatttcttaatatttaaaagttaaaaaacttACATGTAATTAATGTTTTTCGTTTTTGACAGATTGATATTCATcagtcaaaaaattttgattcgGGTTCTCTACTCTTGATTGGTGAGCCTACACATCTATCATCTTCTTTATCTCTTCGTGCAAATGCCCTCCAAAACACCGAAAATAATCAGGTATTAATATATcagacatatatatatatatacagcatAAGTTATCAAAAGTAAAACTTGtactacattttttatttttatgatgatttgaaaaattatcatgttaaaatttctttattatttttattttgtgttttagATCGTTCAAAATGATTTAGATCAGGTACATACTGATTTACATGATGGACGAAATGATGCCAATagtgttattaataatgaggtagaaataataataatgataataataataatagtaatgtaataacgtgtatatatatactgtaaaacgttaaatgtatttttatataataacgaattaaaattagaatttagtATTTCTATTggttttattttgtgttttagATTGTTGAAAACGATTTACAAAACAGACAAAATATCGATCACGATAATGCTAATAAtgaggtaataataattataataataataataatattaataataataattatgttataacgTGTTCATATATACTATAAAACGTTaactgtatttttatataataacgaattaaaattagaatttagtATTTCTATTggttttattttgtgttttagATTGTTGAAAACGATTTACAAAACAGACAAAATATCGATCACGATAATGCTAATAAtgaggtaataataattataataataataataatattaataataataattatgttataacgTGTTCATATATACTATAAAACGTTaactgtatttttatataataacgaattaaaattagaatttagtatttttattggtttattttgtgttttagATTGTTGAAAACGATTTACAAAACAGACAAAATATCGATCATGATGATGCTAATAAtgaggtaataataataataataataataatattaataataacaattatgtTATAACGTGTTCATATATACTATAAAACGTTaactgtatttttatataataacgaattaaaattagaatttagtatttttattggttttattttgtgttttagATTGTTGAAAACGATTTACAAAACAGACAAAATATCGATCATGATGATGCTAATAAtgaggtaataataataataataataatattaataataataattatgttataacgTGTTCATATATACTATAAAACGTTaactgtatttttatataataacgaattaaaattagaatttagtatttttattggttttattttgtgttttagATTGTTGAAAATGATTTACGAAACAGACAAAATATCGATCATAATGATGCTAATAAtgaggtaataataataataataataataataataataataatatgtttacTTATATTGAAATCTTCATAATTTTCAGAATGAACGAGATGAAAATAGACCATTTTCTCATGAAGTAGATGGGATTCAAGTAGGAGATAACATCGATCGTTCAAATCCTCGGGTAATTTCtcaatagtttataaattttaatttgaaatttaaaatatatttttttaacgatattatattttaaaaaagattttgtttatttttatttttttaggtttGGACTCACTTACATGGAGCAGTATATATCAAACAAGCAAAACTTCGTCGTCTTTGTCTGGATGGGAAAGCTGAAAAAAGGAACTTAGCCAGATCAGTCAGTCGACAACTTATGAACATGCTGGTACCAAGAGACGTACTAGCTGTCCATTCGTTGTCTGGCAAAAGTTCCCCAGCTTTTCCAGATAAACCCCCTTTACCGCGAATTGATTCACGGATTACTGAAGCGATTTTTCGTAAGttctcatttattaattatttaactgttattaattaaattttattattaatgtaatacaatatattgcaattttttttttttttgttattgcagagtatatcaaaaaagaaattatgcCCAATGCAGTAAGAGCAGACTGCAATGCTGGCATTACTGGCATCTGTGCTGATGCAGCTAAAACTTGCAGACGACGTCGTAATAGAAAtgccaattaaaataatattatatcgtaAGAAGAGTGCCTTTATTGAtatatcatgatttttttataaaagttgaaaaaaaattcaatataatacatataaataacatttatcaAATCTAAAAACATTGTTtgctttaaaatattaataataataatgataataataataataataataatttatttacttatttactTACTTATTTACTTACTTACATTAGATGCTTTACATGAATTTGTTCTATAAGATCTTGACACTAATCTTATTGGATTTCATATCAATAAGAATTTTTCTTACAGGAGTTTGTCTTACAtggtatatttttctattggaTTGTTTTATAAGGATAAGTCTTATAGACGCTTTTTGATAGGTCAACGATGTCTTATTGGAGAACAATGTCTTATTGGACCCGTCATCAAACAATTCTTATAggattttatatcaataagaATTTTTCTTACAGGAGTTTGTCTTACAtggtatatttttctattggaTTGTCTTATAAGGATAAGTCTTATAGACGCTTTTTGATAGGTCAAAGATGTCTTATTGGAGAACAATGTCTTATTGGACCCGTCATCAAACAATTCTTATAggattttatatcaataagaATTTTTCTTACAGGAGTTTGTCTTACAtggtatatttttctattggaTTGTCTTATAAGGATAAGTCTTATAGACGTCTTTTGATAAGTCAACGATGTCTTATTGGAGAATAATGTCTTATTGGACCCATCATCAAACAATTCTTATAGGATTTCATAACA is part of the Aphidius gifuensis isolate YNYX2018 linkage group LG1, ASM1490517v1, whole genome shotgun sequence genome and harbors:
- the LOC122858419 gene encoding GATA zinc finger domain-containing protein 14-like, translating into MVDLVKFILAINLISVPVGSIVFECDWVLAVVIDIHQSKNFDSGSLLLIGEPTHLSSSLSLRANALQNTENNQIVQNDLDQVHTDLHDGRNDANSVINNEIVENDLQNRQNIDHDNANNEIVENDLQNRQNIDHDNANNEIVENDLQNRQNIDHDDANNEIVENDLQNRQNIDHDDANNEIVENDLRNRQNIDHNDANNENERDENRPFSHEVDGIQVGDNIDRSNPRVWTHLHGAVYIKQAKLRRLCLDGKAEKRNLARSVSRQLMNMLVPRDVLAVHSLSGKSSPAFPDKPPLPRIDSRITEAIFQYIKKEIMPNAVRADCNAGITGICADAAKTCRRRRNRNAN